Sequence from the Seonamhaeicola sp. ML3 genome:
CAAAATACACCAATGCGAAATCCTACGGCACCGTTTTTAGATTTAACCAGAGGGGCCATAGACACCCTAATGCGATTATCCATGCGCCGTTCTGAGCGTTGGAGACATATGCGTTATGATCTTAAGAAATCTGTAGAAGAAATTAAAGCATCTTTTCACAAGCCTATAAAAATGACCGTTTTTCAATGGAAAGATGGTAAAGCAAGTGAAGTAGATACCATTATGAAACCTATAGATTCCATGCGTTATTACAAATCGTTTTTGCGAACCGGTATGATGTCTATGGATCCTCATACGGGTCATGTAAAAGCTTGGGTAGGTGGAATGAACTACAGGCATTTTCAGTACGATATGGTAAAGCAAGGTAAACGCCAAATAGGATCTACGTTTAAGCCTTTTGTATACGCTACCGCTATCGATCAATTACATTATTCACCATGCAAGGAGTTTCCGGACACGCCTTATTGTATTGAAAAAATGAAACATGGGAACATGGAAGAGTGGTGCCCTAGAAACTCGGGTGGTGAAAATGATTATGGAGGAAACAGAACTTTACAAGATGCTTTAGCTAATTCTGTGAATACCATTACTGCTAGATTAATCGATCAAGTTGGGCCACAACCTGTGGTTGATTTAGCAAGGAAATTAGGTGTTGAATCTGATATACTTCCTGTACCGTCTATTGCTCTGGGAACACCCGATTTAAGTGTTTATGAAATGGTGGGGGCGTATTCTACATTTGCCAATAAAGGCGTTTATACTAAACCGGTGATGGTAACCACCATTGAAGATAAAAATGGAACTGTACTCTATCAGTTTAAACCAGAAACTCGTGATGTTTTAAGTGAAGAGACAGCTTATGTAGCCGTAAAACTTATGGAAGGGGTTACCAAATATGGTTCTGGAGCTAGATTGAGAGGTAAAGGCAGAGAAAAAACGAGAGTTGATTTTAGGGAAATAATAACAGGTTATCCTTATGAATTTGAAAACCCAATAGCGGGGAAAACGGGAACGACCCAAAACCAAAGTGATGGTTGGTTCATGGGCATGGTGCCTAATTTAGTTACAGGTGTTTGGGTTGGTGCCGAAGATAGAGCGGCTCATTTTGCTAGTATAACATATGGACAAGGGGCAGCTATGGCATTACCAATTTGGGGAATTTATATGAAAAGCTGTTATGCCGACGAAACTTTAAACATATCTAAAGAAGAATTTGAAGAACCCGAAGCGTTATCTATTGTAGTGGATTGTTCTAAATTGACAGAAAAGGACATGCTAACAGATGATGATTTAGATAATGAAATCCCGGATGATTTAGAAGGGTTTTAAAACTTTAGATAGTTTCTGCAAAATCGACATAAAATTTCACCGATTCTGGGTTACGCATAGCGTCTATATTTATAGACTTTTCAATAGGCATTTTAAGTAATATTTTCTTGATAGGAGCTTCCATTTTTTTTCCACTAATGGTATAAGGAATATCGGGAGCTTCGATAATAACATCTGGAACATGGCGTGGTGAATAATCACTTTTTAATTGATGGTTTATGGCTTTTTTAATAGCCTCGGTTAGTACAATACCTGGTTTTAGTTTTACAAAAAGGGGCATATAGTGTTTGCCACCTTCTAATTCTAAATTTATTATAAGAGAATCTTCAACAGTATTAATTTTATTTACAGCGCTGTATATTTCGCTGGTTCCAATTCTTATACCATGTCGGTTTAAAGTAGCATCAGAGCGTCCGTAAATGACAAGTCCTTTGGTCTTGGAATTTATTTTTATAAAATCGCCGTGACGCCATTTCCCAGGATAGTCTTCAAAATAGCTTGAGAGGTATCTAGCATTATCTTTATCGTTCCAGAAATAAATAGGCATGGATGGCATGGGTTTATCTATTACCATTTCTCCTAAATCATTTTCAATGGGGTTTCCAAGCTCATCTAAAGCAAATAGCGACACTCCTAAGGCTCTACATTGTATTTCACCAGAATATACATTATTAAATGGAGAGCCACCAACAAAGGCGGTACAAACATCGGTTCCTCCAGCCATAGAACATAACCAAACATCATTTTTAATGTTATCGTAAACATAATTGAAGGCTTCGGCAGGCAAGGGTGCTCCTGTTGAACTTATGGATCTTATTGAAGATAGATTGTGTTTACTTTTTATATCAACATGTTTTTTCATATTGGCAACAAGAAACGGTGCGCTTGTTCCAAAATGTTGAATATTAAAATCGTCTGAAAACTTCCAAAGGGAATCAAAATTCGGGTGTGTAGGACTGCCGTCATATAAAACAATAGAAGCGCCCATTAATAAGGCAGATTGTAAAAAGTTCCACATCATCCAGCCTGTGGTAGTGAACCAAAAATAACACTCACCGGCATGTACATCATTATGAAATGCCATGTACTTGTAGTGTTCTAATAAAATGCCGCCATGCGAATGCACAATAGCTTTAGGAAGTCCAGTAGTCCCCGAGGAATACAAGACCCAAATAGGATGATTAAAATCAACAGGTTGAAATTCTAAAGTACCTTTATAATTGTTAAAAATGGTTTCAATATTTTCATACGTATCAGGGAAACTTTCTAGGGCATTTTTATCTAAATAGGGCAGTACAATAACCTTTTCTAAAGTTGGTAAAGCGGCTACTATATCGTTGACCGTTTCGGTTTTACTATAGGGTTTTTCGTTATAGCTATAACCGTCTACAGCAAAAAGCACTTTAGGTTCGATTTGAGCAAATCGGTTAACTACGCTTTCTGTTCCAAAATCGGGAGATGTACTGGACCAAATCGCACCTAAGGCGTTAACTGCTAAAAATGCTATGGTCGTTTCGGGAACATTTGGCATAAATGCAACTACACGGTCTCCTTTTTTTATGCCTAGCAATTTTAGATAGCTTATCATTGAGGCCACTTTAGTCTCTAAAACTTGCCAAGATAGTTCTTGCCTATTACCTAATTCACTATTGAAAAAAATAGCTGTTTCGTTGGGTTTGGATTGCTTGAATATATGTTCTGCATAATTAAGAGTAGCGCCTTCAAACCATTTGCAGTTTGGCATAACTTGAGAGGACAAAATATTGCTATACGATGAATAAGATGTAATCTTAAAATAGTCCCATATGCTTTCCCAAAAGGTCTCGACATTAGCTACAGACCATTGCCATAATTCATGATAGGAGTAGAATGACAAATCCAGATTACTTTGTAGCCAATTGCAATACGACTGTAATTGGCTATTATCTTTAAATTGATCGGTTGGTTCCCAAAGCTTATTCATAAAAATATAATATCGACTTACTCAAAGATAAATATTTTAAATGGGGTATTTAATTAAGTCCAAAATTTAAGTTTTAGATAAAATGAAGTTTAAAACCTACAAAACAAAAAAATATTGTGCATTTCATCGAAAAAAAATGTTTTTTGACTTGTTTTTTGAAATAAAATTAGATATTAGCTATCCCAAATCAACCAAACCAAAATAGTTTTTTTGTTCCAAATCAACCATGAACTTAACCTACAAAATTATGGAACCAAATCTACCTGAACTGCCTACAGTTGAGACAAGCTCAATTGAAAAGGCTTCGTTTAAGGAAAGTAAGTTTCGGGAAACTTTAGATGAAAATTTACAGTTTTTTAGAGGCTTATTTTACTTGACAAAAAAAATATTCATGCTATAGCCCTTTGGGTATAGCATGAATTAATTTTTTTGTGTATTCTTTTTGCGGGTTATTATAGATAACATCTGCATCATCCAATTCTTCAATTTTACCTTGATTCATAACTAGTAATTGATCAGACATATATTTTACTACGGCCAAATCGTGGGAAATAAAAATATAAGTGAATCCAAAATCTTCTTTTAGTTCGTTCAATAGATTGAGTACCTGAGCTTGAACGGAAATGTCTAATGCCGAAACAGATTCATCGCAAACAATTAGTTTAGGTTGTAAAGCAATGGTTCGCGCAATACCAATGCGTTGTCTTTGTCCGCCGGAAAACTCATGTGGATACCGATTAAAATAATCTTCAGTTAATCCAACGCGGTTAAGTATTTCAATGACTTTTTCCTTTCGTTCTCTTTCCGAATTGAAAAGATCATGAACACGCATGGGTTCTAAAATAGCCTCCCCAACAGGAATTCTTGGATTTAATGACGAGTATGGGTCTTGAAAAATGATTTGAATATCCTTCCGTAATTTTTTAATCGCGGACTTGGAGAGTTTGGTAATATCAACCCCGTTGTAAATAATTGATCCAGCCGTGGCTTTATCAAGTTGTAAAATGGCGTTTCCAAGGGTAGATTTTCCACAACCAGACTCACCAACTAATCCCAAGGTTTCACCTTCATAGAGTTTAAAACTCACGTTGTTTACTGCATTGAATTCTTTCGGTTTTGAAAACCATCCCGATTTACTAAAGTATGTTTTTTCAACATTAATGACCTCAAGTAGTGGAGTTTTTCCATAAATTTTTTCATGCTGATTTTTTCGTTGTTCAGCAGTTATTATTTCATCTGAAATAGCATCTTCTAAATAATCCTGAATAGTTGGTAATACTTTCAGTCTTGTATCTAATGATGGACGTGAATTAATAAGTGCTTTAGTGTAATTATGTTGAGGATTATTGAAAATATCCGCAGCATGACCTTCTTCAACAATATTACCTTTGTACATAACCAATACCCTATCGGCTATTTCAGAAATGAGTGCTAGATCATGGGTGATGAAAATCACGCTCATTTTAGTTTCCTCTTGAAGTGTTTTAAGTAATTTAATAATCTCTTTCTGAACAGTAACGTCTAGTGCTGTGGTAGGCTCGTCCGCAATTAAAATATCGGGTTTACAGGCAATAGCCATGGCAATCATAACCCGTTGTTTTTGTCCGCCGGAAATTTCGTGAGGGTAAGATTTAAACACCCGATTAGGTTCAGGGAGTTTTACTTTTTCAAATAGCGAAATAACTTCTGTTTTGCTTTCGGCTTTAGATAAGTTTGTGTGCTGAAAAAGTATTTCTTGAACTTGCTTTCCGCAGGTCATTGAAGGGTTCAAAGAACTCATAGGTTCCTGAAAAATCATAGCTATTTTGTTACCCCGAATACTTTGAAATGCTTTAGGAGATAGTTGAGTTAAATCCTCCTGATTATAAAAGATACTACCAGAAGTGATTTTAGAAATGTTTTTAGGGAGTAACCCTAAAACAGATAATGACGATACCGATTTACCAGAACCAG
This genomic interval carries:
- a CDS encoding penicillin-binding protein 1A, giving the protein MAKKEKNTTPDFSKFIRWFWILFSGGILSVVFIFLAASWGWLGEMPDHTQLENLKTNLATEIISSDGQTLGKFYLNDNRTPVNYEELPKHLVEALIATEDVRFHKHSGIDFRGTLRAIAMMGKGGGASTISQQLAKQLFTKQVSSSKIERAFQKVKEWIIAIRLERQYTKEEIIAQYFNIYDFLNNADGIRSASSIYFDKELNELSIKESAMLVGMFKNAAYFNPRRNPVKVKDRRNVVLAQMNKYEFLDKSTTDSLQKTDLDVKYTPQSHRDGIATYFRGYLNDFMKDWIKANPKPDGSKWNLYNDGLKIYTTIDSRMQKYAEDAVQQHMPRLQAEFFHQNTPMRNPTAPFLDLTRGAIDTLMRLSMRRSERWRHMRYDLKKSVEEIKASFHKPIKMTVFQWKDGKASEVDTIMKPIDSMRYYKSFLRTGMMSMDPHTGHVKAWVGGMNYRHFQYDMVKQGKRQIGSTFKPFVYATAIDQLHYSPCKEFPDTPYCIEKMKHGNMEEWCPRNSGGENDYGGNRTLQDALANSVNTITARLIDQVGPQPVVDLARKLGVESDILPVPSIALGTPDLSVYEMVGAYSTFANKGVYTKPVMVTTIEDKNGTVLYQFKPETRDVLSEETAYVAVKLMEGVTKYGSGARLRGKGREKTRVDFREIITGYPYEFENPIAGKTGTTQNQSDGWFMGMVPNLVTGVWVGAEDRAAHFASITYGQGAAMALPIWGIYMKSCYADETLNISKEEFEEPEALSIVVDCSKLTEKDMLTDDDLDNEIPDDLEGF
- a CDS encoding acetoacetate--CoA ligase, whose translation is MNKLWEPTDQFKDNSQLQSYCNWLQSNLDLSFYSYHELWQWSVANVETFWESIWDYFKITSYSSYSNILSSQVMPNCKWFEGATLNYAEHIFKQSKPNETAIFFNSELGNRQELSWQVLETKVASMISYLKLLGIKKGDRVVAFMPNVPETTIAFLAVNALGAIWSSTSPDFGTESVVNRFAQIEPKVLFAVDGYSYNEKPYSKTETVNDIVAALPTLEKVIVLPYLDKNALESFPDTYENIETIFNNYKGTLEFQPVDFNHPIWVLYSSGTTGLPKAIVHSHGGILLEHYKYMAFHNDVHAGECYFWFTTTGWMMWNFLQSALLMGASIVLYDGSPTHPNFDSLWKFSDDFNIQHFGTSAPFLVANMKKHVDIKSKHNLSSIRSISSTGAPLPAEAFNYVYDNIKNDVWLCSMAGGTDVCTAFVGGSPFNNVYSGEIQCRALGVSLFALDELGNPIENDLGEMVIDKPMPSMPIYFWNDKDNARYLSSYFEDYPGKWRHGDFIKINSKTKGLVIYGRSDATLNRHGIRIGTSEIYSAVNKINTVEDSLIINLELEGGKHYMPLFVKLKPGIVLTEAIKKAINHQLKSDYSPRHVPDVIIEAPDIPYTISGKKMEAPIKKILLKMPIEKSINIDAMRNPESVKFYVDFAETI
- a CDS encoding ABC transporter ATP-binding protein, which encodes MQKEPILSIKDLAISFGNNEVIHNISYNLFENEILGIVGESGSGKSVSSLSVLGLLPKNISKITSGSIFYNQEDLTQLSPKAFQSIRGNKIAMIFQEPMSSLNPSMTCGKQVQEILFQHTNLSKAESKTEVISLFEKVKLPEPNRVFKSYPHEISGGQKQRVMIAMAIACKPDILIADEPTTALDVTVQKEIIKLLKTLQEETKMSVIFITHDLALISEIADRVLVMYKGNIVEEGHAADIFNNPQHNYTKALINSRPSLDTRLKVLPTIQDYLEDAISDEIITAEQRKNQHEKIYGKTPLLEVINVEKTYFSKSGWFSKPKEFNAVNNVSFKLYEGETLGLVGESGCGKSTLGNAILQLDKATAGSIIYNGVDITKLSKSAIKKLRKDIQIIFQDPYSSLNPRIPVGEAILEPMRVHDLFNSERERKEKVIEILNRVGLTEDYFNRYPHEFSGGQRQRIGIARTIALQPKLIVCDESVSALDISVQAQVLNLLNELKEDFGFTYIFISHDLAVVKYMSDQLLVMNQGKIEELDDADVIYNNPQKEYTKKLIHAIPKGL